CGAAGTACTTTTCTAGATGGAGATACGTTTGATGCTTCTGACCCAGCCACAGTCATGGGAGGTACCATTGCCCTCTGGTTGTTGTCAATAATTGCTTCTTTTAATGTGGAGAACAAGGTTGCTGTTCTGCAAGCTGGAGGACTTGAGGCCCTGTCTGACAAGCTTGTTAGCTATACTACAAATTCACAGGCAAGTCATTTGTTAACTTGAATGTTCACTCCCCGtagaaataattatttatttccaATTTTTTTCTCCCTTCTGTTGTTCTGCTGTTACTGTGTCAGGTGAGCAGACTTTTTATATTCGTTGAGAATGGAATTTATTACTTTTTGCTGTCACTGACccaaaatttgagaaaatatGCTATTTAGGGaatattaatgttttttttccttcttttttggaAGAATTGATTTTATACTAATGGTATGTATCCTGCCTTTAATTACGTCAAATCTAAATGTCTTTGCTCTAAACCATAAGTATCATTTTCTAGGGAATGTCTTTAACGTAAATAGTTTTTGCCACTTTCCCTTTCATCACCTCTTGTGGAGTAAGAACAACAacttaaaaagaaatttttttgcACATTATTGATAAGGTATGCTAGGTCCTCTGTTTTGATGAGCTCGAATCATAAACAACACCATTGATCTATTTATTAAGGCCTAAGTGGTGCACTTACTTAGCATGTGTGTCTAAGTGTATTGCTGCTATGTTTTCATTTATTCTGGATTCTCTTAGGTTTGATATGTGATATAATTGTAACAGGCAGAATTGCAGGATATGGATGGTATATGGGTCAGTGCCCTGCTCCTAGCAATTTTGTTTCAAGATGCAAGTGTCGCCTCATCCCCTGCAACCATGAGTATTATCCCTTCACTTGCTTTTCTAGCAAGATCCGAGGAGGTGAATGATAAATTCTTTGCTGCACAGGCAATTGCAAGTCTTGTTTGTAATGGTAGCAAAGGAGTAAATCTTGCCATTGCAAATTCTGGTGCAATTGTTGGGTTAATTACTCTAATTGGGTTTTTGGAGTCAGATATGCCAAACCTTGTTTCTTTGGCAGATGAGTTTTCTTTGACACGGAAACCAGATCAAGTTGTTCTTGAGCATCTATTTGAGATTGAAGAAATTAGAATCGGGTCAACTGCACGCAAAACTATACCACTTCTAGTTGATCTTTTGAGACCATTACCAGATAGACCTGGTGCTCCTCCTGTTGCTGTTCAGCTCTTGACCCGTATCGCTGATGGAAATGATGCAAATAAATTAATGATGGCTGAAGCTGGAGCTGTGGATGCTTTGACAAAGTACCTCTCTTTGAGTCCGCAAGACTCAACAGAGGCCATAATATCTGATCTTCTGAGAATTTTATTTAGCAACCCTGATCTTATTCGTTATGAGGCATCGGCCAGTTCCTTGAATCAACTTATAGCTGTGCTGCGTCTAGGATCAAGAAGTGCGAGATTCAGTGCTGCAAGGGccctttttgaactttttgattGTGAGTACATTAGGGATTCTGAGCTAGCCAAGCAGGCTTTCCATCCATTAGTTGACATGCTCAATGCCACATCAGAAAGTGAGCAAGGTGCCGCTCTTTCTGCATTAATTAGATTGACTTCAGGATATTCTTCAAAAGCAGATCTACTGAATGATGTGGAAGGAACCCCTCTTGACAGTTTATGCAAAATTTTAATTACTTCGTCATCCTTGGAGCTAAAGACAAATGCTGCAGAACTATGTTTTGTGCTGTTTGGTAATATTAAAGTAAGAACAAATCCAATTGTCTCTGAATGCATACAGCCACTCATATTTCTGATGCAGTCAGATTCAAGTGCAGCAGTAGAGTCTGGGGTATGTGCACTTGAAAGATTGTTGGATGATGAACAACAAGTAGAGCTTACTTTACCCTATGACATTGTGAACCTCCTTGTTAGTTTGGTCTCTGGATCTAATTATAGATTGATTGAAGCTAGCATCTGCTCTCTCATAAAGTTGGGAAAAGATCGGACTCAACTCAAAATGGATATGGTTAAGGTTGGGGTCATTGACAATTGCCTCGAGTTACTGCCAGATGCTCCTAGTTCTCTATGCTCCTCAGTGGCGGAACTATTTCGCATTTTAACAAATAGTAATGCAATTGCCAGGAGTTCAGATGCTGCAAAAATAGTGGAACCTCTTTTTTTGGTTTTGCTTCGTCCAGATTTTAATTTGTGGGGGCAGCACAGTGCCTTGCAAGcccttgtaaatattttggaaaaaccGCAAAGTCTCTTGACTCTAAATCTTACCCCTAGCCAAGTTATTGAGcctctaatttcatttcttgaGTCCCCATCCCGTGCTGTCCAGCAGCTCGGCACAGAGTTATTATCTCATCTTCTTGCACAAGAACATTTCCAGCAAGATATTACAACTAAGAATGCAGTTGTGCCACTTGTTCAACTTGCTGGGATTGGAATATTGAATCTACAGCAAACAGCTATAAGAGCATTGGAAAAAATATCCACTAGCTGGCCTAAGTCTGTTGCTGATGCTGGAGGTATTTTTGAGCTTTCTAAGGTTATTATACAAGAGGACCCTCAGCCTCCTCACGCTCTATGGGAATCAGCCGCCATGGTTTTGTCTAATGTTTTGCGATTCAATGCTAAGTATTATTTTAAAGTTCCTGTGGTTGTTCTCGTGAAAATGTTGCATTCAACTATGGAGAGCACTATCACAGTGGCTCTCGGTGCTTTAGTTAATCATGAAGGTAATGATACATCAAGTGCTGAGCAAATGGCAGAAGCTGGTGCTATAGATGCATTGGTGGACCTTCTAAGATCTCATCAATGTGAAGAAGCATCTGGAAGGTTACTTGAAACTTTATTTAATAATGTCAGAGTGCGAGAGATGAAGGTTTCCAAGTATGCAATAGCACCCTTATCACAGTATTTATTAGATCCACAGACTAGATCCCAGCCCGGCAAGCTTCTTGCAACTTTAGCGTTGGGAGATCTGTCACAGCATGCGGGACATGCAAGAGCTAGTGACTCTGTATCTGCTTGTCGTGCATTGATAAGCTTGCTTGAAGATGAGGCAACAGAAGAAATGAAAATGGTGGCTATTTGTGCTTTGCAAAACTTTGTCATGCACAGCAGAACAAATAGGCGAGCAGTTGCCGAAGCAGGTGGAATATTGGTTGTTCAGGAGCTTCTCTTGTCTCCAAGTCCAGAAATTTCTGGTCAGGCAGCATTGCTGATAAAATTCTTGTTTTCTAATCACACATTACAAGAATATGTATCAAACGAGCTCATCAGATCTTTGACAGGTAGTTTAAGCCTCAAAGTGTTAAATCTCTTTGTTCTACGAAATATTGGGCTTTGGTTTACTCTATATTTAAGCATTAGTGCTTTAGAAATTACCTAATGAACATTAGCACTTTGTTTATAAGGAGGGATGGAACACCTTGTTTAGAGGTTAAGTTATTTCAAGGCAGGAAAGATTTAGTATCATTTTCCTGAAGGGGATGTTAATCTTTTTCCAATGCTTTTTTtagaacattttttttttctcagtTTATTCCTTTCTCCCTTAggtttttcaaattgaaaatgaACGCATTGAATATTTTATTATGCAGCTGCACTAGAGAGGGAATTGTGGTCTACTGCAACTATCAATGAAGAGGTCTTAAGAACCTTGAATGTCATATTCACCAACTTTCCCAAACTCCATGTTTCTGAAGCAGCTACTCTTTCCATACCTCATCTGATTGGAGCTCTAAAATCTGGTAATGAGGCTGCACAAGAAACTGTTTTGGATACCTTATGTTTGCTAAAGCATTCTTGGTCATCCATGCCAATAGACATCGCAAAGTCTCAAGCTATGATTGCAGCTGAGGCCATTCCTATACTTCAAATGCTGATGAAAACTTGCCCTCCTAGTTTTCATGACAGAGCAGATAGCCTTTTGCATTGCTTACCAGGTTGTCTGACTGTTATTATTAAGCGTGGAAACAACTTAAAACAGACGATGGGAAGTACAAATGCTTTCTGTCGGTTGTCTATCGGGAACGGCCCTCCTCGACAAACAAAGGTAACTAAGCTATGCTAGGACtcttaaaatcatttattttcttgtttCCATCAGCCTAAGCCAAATGCATCTTGGCAGAATTCTCAGTTCTAGTTCTTAGAAAATAGAATTTgcataattttttctttttatttgtggGGCTTAGCTAAAGTTGATTTCTGGCTCACGGACAGGTTGTTAGCCACAGTACATCTCCAGAATGGAAAGAAGGATTTACTTGGGCATTTGATGTGCCTCCAAAGGGGCAAAAGCTGCACATCATCTGCAAAAGCAAAAGCACTTTTGGGAAGGTAAGTACCCCCTCCAGTAGCGTGCTCTCAATTATTTCTAACTGAAAGATGAATTGCCCATTTTATTTCCTCTGGTCCTTTTTAATCTTAAGACAAACTTAGGCCCAGTACAATTGCCCCTTTGACACCAATCGTTTTCTGTTATAATTTTTGGATTGATTTCTTTCTTGATGCTAAACGATTCTATAATTTTCACCTCTTCGACGTATACGAAGAGTAGTTCGACATAATTGGGACATAATTGGGATCTGTTTAGTTGTTGCTCACAACCTCATAATCAACTGGCACCATGTTAAAGCAATAACACAACCTTTGATTACCTTAGTTCTAATATGATAATATTGATCCTTTGCAGTCTACTCTCGGAAGAGTGACCATCCAGATCGACAAAGTTGTAACGGAAGGATTGTACAGTGGGTTATTCAGCTTAAATCATGATGGAGACAAAGACGGCTCTTCACGAACACTTGAAATTGAAATTATATGGTCAAAcagaatatcagatgaagaaCTATGATGTTGGCATTAGTAACATAAAAGCAATTAATGAGGCGGAGGTAAGTTTGCTTGTAATTATTATTCATCATATCATTCATATATATGGAAGTTTCAATTTTGTAGcatgggaaaaaaaaaaagaaggaaaaagagacTACATTAAAATGCAAGTGTaaattatattttgtttaaatctcCTGAGAAAATGTGtggagaaggaaaagaaagggaGGAAGGGGATTCCCACTAAAAGAAGGGTACTTAGagttttgttgttgttgtacAGGCTTTTgcttttaattttttctatagAAAGAATGCTACAAATTACAAAGAAACTACATTATGTGAAAGAAAAAGTGGTTTCAGCTTTCGCAcgaagtgctttttttcaatgATACAACAACGGATATCATACATCTTGCTCTATATTTTCTAATTCCCCTTTacctcttcttttctttcaaatttttgaTCGAGTTCGGTTTCGTTGGAGTGGGATCGAAACTACCAATGAGTAAGGAGAGGGAAACTTTTTGTTAATAATAACCTATACGAGATTATTTTTTATACTGCAATAGAAAGGAAACTACTCTTGTAAATTGATTGTTATGTTGAGGAACAAGAATAAGTATcgtagtgtttttttttttttttttttgaattttttatttttgagacTGAAAAGGAATTGTGAATTGTAAATTTTCTCATCTCCTTTTTTGGTGGTGggtattaaaataaaaatgggttGGATTAAACTTAGACCAAGTTTACTCATCCGTAAAACATATGAATCAGTAGTAATGATAtgaaa
This region of Cucumis melo cultivar AY chromosome 7, USDA_Cmelo_AY_1.0, whole genome shotgun sequence genomic DNA includes:
- the LOC103487602 gene encoding protein CELLULOSE SYNTHASE INTERACTIVE 3, yielding MSKSPATEQIESLSPSTSSPRETNGAAIMDDPETTMATVAQLIEQLHASMSSSQEKELITARLLGIAKTQKDARTLIGSHSQAMPLFINVLRNGSSVAKVNVARTLSVLCKDDELRLKVLLGGCIPPLLSLLKSESIEASKAAAEAIYEVSSSGLLNDRVGMKIFVTEGVIPTLWNQLNPNNRQDKVVEGFVTGSLRNLCGDKDGYWKATLEAGGVDIIVDLLSSDSATVQSNAASLLARLMLAFSDSIAKVIESGAVKALLGLVSKKNDISVRASAADALEALSSKSTGAKKAIVDEEGIPVLIRAVVAPSKECMQGKHGQSLQEHATRALANLCGGMSALILYLGELSQSPRLYAPIADIVGALAYTLMVFEKSIDEDPFNATKIEDILVTLLKPHDNKLVQERVLEAMASLYGNIYFSECLNHAEAKKVLIGLVTTAATDVQEYLIPSLTSLCCNGVGIWEAIGKREGVQLLISLLGLSSEQHQEYAVQLLEILTDQVDDSKWAITAAGGIPPLVQLLETGSHKAREDAAHILWNLCCHSEDIRACVESAGAIPAFLWLLKSGGSRGQEASAMALSKLVQTADSATINQLLAMLLGDSPKEKANIIQVLGHVLTMASYEDFVHRDSAANKGLRTLVQVLNSSNEETQAHAASVLADLFSSRPDISDSLATDEIVHPCMKLLASNTQVATQSARALAALSRPSKTKAMNKMCHIAEGDVKPLIKLAKTSSVDAAETAVAALANLLSDSQIAAEALAEDVVSALTRVLGEGTSVGKKSAAQALHQLLNHFQPGEVFASEAQCRFIILALVDSLRSMDLDGNNIVDALEVISLLVSTKLGASLTYAPWSPLAEDPSSLEPLVYCLAEGPSPLQDKVIEILSRLCGDQPVVLGDLLVARSKSLDSLANKIITSSNPEVKSGGAALLICAMKEHKQQSVGALDSFGCLKLLIHALVGLIKQNSTSSSPDIEVRTHRGFIKRSTFLDGDTFDASDPATVMGGTIALWLLSIIASFNVENKVAVLQAGGLEALSDKLVSYTTNSQAKLQDMDGIWVSALLLAILFQDASVASSPATMSIIPSLAFLARSEEVNDKFFAAQAIASLVCNGSKGVNLAIANSGAIVGLITLIGFLESDMPNLVSLADEFSLTRKPDQVVLEHLFEIEEIRIGSTARKTIPLLVDLLRPLPDRPGAPPVAVQLLTRIADGNDANKLMMAEAGAVDALTKYLSLSPQDSTEAIISDLLRILFSNPDLIRYEASASSLNQLIAVLRLGSRSARFSAARALFELFDCEYIRDSELAKQAFHPLVDMLNATSESEQGAALSALIRLTSGYSSKADLLNDVEGTPLDSLCKILITSSSLELKTNAAELCFVLFGNIKVRTNPIVSECIQPLIFLMQSDSSAAVESGVCALERLLDDEQQVELTLPYDIVNLLVSLVSGSNYRLIEASICSLIKLGKDRTQLKMDMVKVGVIDNCLELLPDAPSSLCSSVAELFRILTNSNAIARSSDAAKIVEPLFLVLLRPDFNLWGQHSALQALVNILEKPQSLLTLNLTPSQVIEPLISFLESPSRAVQQLGTELLSHLLAQEHFQQDITTKNAVVPLVQLAGIGILNLQQTAIRALEKISTSWPKSVADAGGIFELSKVIIQEDPQPPHALWESAAMVLSNVLRFNAKYYFKVPVVVLVKMLHSTMESTITVALGALVNHEGNDTSSAEQMAEAGAIDALVDLLRSHQCEEASGRLLETLFNNVRVREMKVSKYAIAPLSQYLLDPQTRSQPGKLLATLALGDLSQHAGHARASDSVSACRALISLLEDEATEEMKMVAICALQNFVMHSRTNRRAVAEAGGILVVQELLLSPSPEISGQAALLIKFLFSNHTLQEYVSNELIRSLTAALERELWSTATINEEVLRTLNVIFTNFPKLHVSEAATLSIPHLIGALKSGNEAAQETVLDTLCLLKHSWSSMPIDIAKSQAMIAAEAIPILQMLMKTCPPSFHDRADSLLHCLPGCLTVIIKRGNNLKQTMGSTNAFCRLSIGNGPPRQTKVVSHSTSPEWKEGFTWAFDVPPKGQKLHIICKSKSTFGKSTLGRVTIQIDKVVTEGLYSGLFSLNHDGDKDGSSRTLEIEIIWSNRISDEEL